A region of Myxococcus stipitatus DSM 14675 DNA encodes the following proteins:
- a CDS encoding DUF1622 domain-containing protein: protein MDIRPLISLSARLMELAGVGSMVLGALLGTGLLLFRRQGLSAPEAYRRFRLNLGRAILLGLEFLVAADIIRTVSDQPTLSGVLVLGVIVLIRTFLSFTLTVELEGRWPWQPERKRPATTPPALPPPPGKLARPEAAGASARH, encoded by the coding sequence ATGGACATCCGGCCGCTCATCTCGCTGTCCGCCCGGCTGATGGAGCTCGCGGGCGTGGGCTCCATGGTGCTGGGCGCCCTGCTCGGCACGGGGCTCCTGCTGTTCCGTCGCCAGGGGCTCTCCGCTCCCGAGGCCTACCGGCGCTTCCGGCTCAACCTGGGCCGCGCCATCCTGCTCGGCCTGGAGTTCCTGGTCGCCGCCGACATCATCCGCACCGTGAGCGACCAGCCCACGCTCTCGGGCGTCCTCGTGCTGGGCGTCATCGTCCTCATCCGGACGTTCCTCAGCTTCACCCTCACCGTTGAGCTCGAGGGTCGCTGGCCCTGGCAGCCCGAGCGCAAGCGCCCCGCAACCACCCCACCCGCCCTGCCCCCGCCACCCGGCAAGCTCGCCCGGCCCGAGGCCGCTGGCGCCAGCGCTCGACACTAG
- a CDS encoding alpha/beta hydrolase family protein, whose protein sequence is MPLSLVAALALAAAPAQARTQPFNHHDMVSMRRVSNPRVSPDGKQVVYVLRSTDLEANRGRNDLWLVNLDGTGSRQLTSHPDSDSDPTWAQDGKSLFFLSSRGGSSQVWRLPVDGGEPLQVTQLPVDVGSFKLSPDGTKLAVGMEVFPDCGTLECTPQREAERSKRKATGRTYDKLFARHWDTWKDGRRSHVFVVPVAGGAPVDVMKGMDADGPTKPFGGPEEYTFTPDSKSVVFTARDVGRTESWSTDLDLFVAPVDGKQKPRKLTEKNRATDTSPVFSPDGKTLAYLAMSRPGYEADRYRVILRAWPGGQERVLAEDWDRSAGSLAWSADSKTLYAAANHLGQQPIFALDVAGGVRQLTKDGTADAPQPAAGGRIVYVYDDLDSPADLFVMNADGSGAKQVTDVNQEALARVRFGGFEQFEFPGWNNETVRAYVVKPVDFDPKRQYPLAFLIHGGPQGSFGNHFHYRWNPQVYAGRGYVAVMVDFHGSTGYGQAFTDSIRDDWGGKPLEDLQKGVATALQRYPFISKEKKCALGASYGGYMINWIAGNWPDGFKCLVNHDGILDERMGYFDTEELWFPEWEHKGTPWENPDGYGKHSPINHIAKWKTPMMVVHGGQDFRVVETQGLGTFTALQRKGIPSKLLYFPEENHWVLRPANSLQWHDEVLAWLDQWTRK, encoded by the coding sequence TTGCCGCTGTCGCTAGTCGCGGCCCTGGCACTCGCCGCAGCCCCGGCGCAGGCCCGGACCCAGCCGTTCAACCACCACGACATGGTCTCGATGCGCCGGGTGAGCAACCCGCGCGTCTCCCCCGACGGGAAGCAGGTCGTCTACGTCCTGCGCTCCACGGACCTGGAGGCCAATCGCGGCCGCAATGACCTGTGGCTCGTCAACCTGGACGGGACTGGCTCGCGCCAGCTCACGTCGCATCCGGACTCGGACTCGGACCCCACCTGGGCCCAGGACGGCAAGAGCCTCTTCTTCCTCTCCTCGCGCGGCGGCTCCTCGCAGGTGTGGCGCCTGCCGGTGGACGGCGGCGAGCCGCTCCAGGTGACGCAGCTCCCCGTGGACGTCGGCAGCTTCAAGCTGTCCCCCGACGGCACGAAGCTGGCCGTGGGCATGGAGGTGTTCCCCGACTGCGGCACGCTGGAGTGCACCCCCCAGCGCGAGGCGGAGCGCTCCAAGCGCAAGGCCACCGGCCGCACCTACGACAAGCTGTTCGCCCGTCACTGGGACACGTGGAAGGACGGCCGGCGCTCGCACGTGTTCGTCGTCCCCGTGGCCGGCGGTGCGCCCGTGGACGTGATGAAGGGCATGGACGCGGACGGTCCGACCAAGCCCTTCGGCGGCCCGGAGGAGTACACCTTCACGCCGGACAGCAAGAGCGTCGTCTTCACCGCTCGCGACGTGGGCCGCACCGAGTCCTGGTCCACCGACCTGGACCTGTTCGTGGCCCCGGTGGACGGCAAGCAGAAGCCGCGCAAGCTCACCGAGAAGAACCGCGCCACGGACACCAGCCCCGTGTTCAGCCCGGACGGCAAGACGCTCGCGTACCTGGCGATGTCGCGCCCGGGCTACGAGGCGGACCGCTACCGCGTCATCCTCCGCGCGTGGCCGGGCGGCCAGGAGCGCGTGCTCGCCGAGGACTGGGACCGCTCCGCCGGCTCGCTGGCGTGGAGCGCGGACAGCAAGACGCTCTACGCGGCGGCGAACCACCTGGGCCAGCAGCCCATCTTCGCCCTGGACGTGGCGGGCGGCGTGCGCCAGCTCACGAAGGACGGCACCGCGGACGCGCCGCAGCCGGCCGCCGGGGGCCGCATCGTCTACGTGTATGACGACCTGGACTCGCCCGCGGACCTGTTCGTGATGAACGCGGATGGCTCCGGCGCGAAGCAGGTGACGGACGTGAACCAGGAGGCGCTGGCGCGCGTGCGCTTCGGCGGCTTCGAGCAGTTCGAGTTCCCGGGCTGGAACAACGAGACGGTGCGCGCGTACGTGGTGAAGCCGGTGGACTTCGACCCGAAGCGCCAGTACCCGCTGGCCTTCCTCATCCATGGCGGACCGCAGGGCTCGTTCGGCAACCACTTCCACTACCGATGGAACCCGCAGGTGTACGCGGGCCGCGGCTACGTGGCGGTGATGGTCGACTTCCACGGCTCCACGGGCTACGGCCAGGCCTTCACGGACTCCATCCGCGACGACTGGGGTGGCAAGCCGCTGGAGGACCTGCAGAAGGGCGTGGCGACGGCGCTGCAGCGCTACCCGTTCATCTCCAAGGAGAAGAAGTGCGCGCTGGGCGCGAGCTACGGCGGGTACATGATCAACTGGATTGCCGGGAACTGGCCGGACGGCTTCAAGTGCCTGGTCAACCACGACGGCATCCTCGACGAGCGCATGGGCTACTTCGACACCGAGGAGCTGTGGTTCCCGGAGTGGGAGCACAAGGGCACGCCGTGGGAGAACCCGGACGGCTACGGCAAGCACAGCCCCATCAACCACATCGCGAAGTGGAAGACGCCGATGATGGTGGTGCACGGTGGGCAGGACTTCCGCGTCGTGGAGACGCAGGGCCTGGGCACGTTCACCGCGCTCCAGCGCAAGGGCATCCCGTCCAAGCTCCTCTACTTCCCGGAGGAGAACCACTGGGTCCTGCGCCCCGCCAACAGCCTGCAGTGGCACGACGAGGTGCTGGCCTGGCTGGACCAGTGGACGCGCAAGTAG
- a CDS encoding DsbA family oxidoreductase, translated as MSEPITVRVWSDFVCPWCYIGLQEVKKLRREFDIEVDWKPYFLRPETPPEGLPLPAHIREKLKDPNYPLKVRAAEAGLTMVYGEIIPSTRRAHQATEYARTQGKLEAYHSAILRRYWSEGQDLWQWDTLRGAAEEAGLDPDALQRAVESGQFEKVVEDSVREAREMGVTAVPTFVLGDRFGIQGAQDYSVFRQAMERLGAKPRATS; from the coding sequence ATGAGCGAGCCCATCACCGTCCGCGTCTGGTCCGACTTCGTCTGTCCCTGGTGCTACATCGGCCTCCAGGAGGTGAAGAAGCTCCGGCGGGAGTTCGACATCGAGGTGGACTGGAAGCCGTACTTCCTCCGCCCCGAGACGCCGCCCGAGGGGCTCCCCCTCCCCGCCCACATCCGCGAGAAGCTCAAGGACCCGAACTATCCGCTGAAGGTCCGGGCCGCGGAGGCCGGGCTGACGATGGTGTACGGGGAAATCATCCCCTCCACGCGGCGGGCGCACCAGGCGACGGAGTACGCGAGGACGCAGGGCAAGCTGGAGGCGTACCACTCCGCCATCCTGCGCCGGTACTGGAGCGAGGGTCAGGACCTCTGGCAGTGGGACACGCTCCGAGGCGCGGCCGAAGAGGCGGGCCTGGACCCGGACGCGCTCCAGCGCGCCGTCGAGAGCGGCCAGTTCGAGAAGGTGGTGGAGGACTCCGTGCGCGAGGCCCGGGAGATGGGCGTCACCGCGGTGCCCACCTTCGTGCTGGGCGACCGCTTCGGCATCCAGGGCGCGCAGGACTACTCCGTGTTCCGTCAGGCGATGGAGCGGCTGGGCGCGAAGCCTCGCGCCACGAGCTGA
- the fliB gene encoding flagellin lysine-N-methylase, protein MSVTAPRYLTRFQCLTESCEDTCCAGLVVPVSQSRWRILQDAVAGGPDAERVQSFVLPDPGSGTGAEAAYIAKREDGHCTFLDARKLCSLHQKYGEAVLPDACAMFPRVPTRRAERLEVTGSFGCPEVVRLCLLAEDALEQVPVEASLAGRPELARELGSEDAWSRHADRVRSVALHLLERREFPFASRLFMLGELARRLGPFYFRGTEAFREEGADALLAATLSDFESTPALTGLHQQLTSISLPGGPWAAICGTVLKSRLGSAGSARFHGWARGVLDSYGGAEASPEDVWALHAERRATLDAMQGPRVEQYFRHYAVNHWLRLPFTDAPSLMDYVFKLTLRASVLRWTLSGHPTVAALCEARPDDAQARLDAAAVECFQLSAKHLEQSPELHSLAHGLSGGAGVDALPRMLVLLNGL, encoded by the coding sequence ATGTCCGTCACCGCGCCTCGGTACCTGACGCGCTTCCAGTGCCTCACCGAGTCCTGCGAGGACACCTGCTGCGCGGGCCTGGTCGTCCCCGTGAGCCAGTCGCGCTGGCGCATCCTCCAGGACGCGGTGGCCGGAGGGCCGGACGCCGAGCGAGTCCAGTCCTTCGTCCTGCCCGACCCGGGAAGCGGCACGGGCGCGGAGGCCGCGTACATCGCGAAGCGCGAGGACGGGCACTGCACGTTCCTCGATGCGCGCAAGCTGTGCTCGCTGCACCAGAAGTACGGCGAGGCCGTGCTGCCGGACGCGTGCGCCATGTTCCCGCGAGTCCCCACCCGCCGCGCGGAGCGGCTCGAGGTGACGGGCTCGTTCGGCTGTCCCGAAGTGGTCCGCTTGTGTCTGCTCGCGGAGGACGCGCTGGAGCAGGTGCCCGTGGAGGCGTCGCTCGCGGGAAGGCCCGAGCTGGCGCGCGAGCTGGGAAGCGAGGACGCATGGTCGCGACACGCGGACCGGGTGCGCTCCGTGGCGCTGCACCTCCTGGAGCGACGCGAGTTCCCGTTCGCCTCGCGCCTGTTCATGCTCGGTGAGCTGGCGCGAAGGCTGGGGCCCTTCTACTTCCGAGGCACCGAGGCGTTCCGCGAAGAAGGCGCCGACGCCCTCCTGGCCGCGACGCTGAGCGACTTCGAGTCCACGCCAGCGCTCACCGGGTTGCACCAGCAACTGACTTCCATCTCCCTCCCCGGAGGCCCCTGGGCCGCCATCTGCGGCACCGTGCTCAAGTCGCGCCTGGGGTCCGCGGGCAGCGCGCGGTTCCATGGGTGGGCGCGCGGAGTGCTCGACTCCTACGGCGGCGCGGAGGCTTCGCCCGAGGACGTCTGGGCCCTCCACGCCGAGCGCCGCGCGACGCTGGACGCCATGCAGGGCCCTCGCGTGGAGCAGTACTTCCGGCACTACGCGGTGAATCACTGGCTGCGCCTGCCGTTCACCGATGCGCCGTCGCTGATGGACTACGTCTTCAAGCTGACGCTGCGCGCCTCGGTGCTGCGCTGGACGCTGTCAGGGCACCCGACGGTGGCGGCGCTGTGCGAAGCGCGGCCCGACGATGCCCAGGCCCGGCTGGATGCCGCGGCGGTGGAGTGCTTCCAGCTCAGCGCGAAGCACCTCGAGCAATCCCCGGAGCTGCACTCCCTGGCGCACGGCCTCTCGGGCGGCGCGGGTGTGGACGCGCTGCCTCGGATGCTCGTGCTCCTCAACGGCCTCTGA
- a CDS encoding ClpX C4-type zinc finger protein — translation MSQHSLPRRRCSFCGASAPRAGRLHAGSAGAAICDSCVVRLFAHLDREAFSPLPVVAQRPDKV, via the coding sequence TTGTCTCAACACTCGCTCCCCCGTCGGCGCTGCTCGTTCTGCGGCGCCTCCGCGCCCCGCGCGGGCCGGCTCCATGCTGGCTCCGCCGGGGCCGCCATCTGTGACTCCTGCGTGGTGCGCTTGTTCGCCCACCTGGACCGAGAAGCCTTCAGTCCCCTCCCGGTCGTGGCTCAGCGGCCGGACAAAGTCTGA